Part of the Bacillus cereus group sp. RP43 genome is shown below.
TTTTTTCTCTTCTTTGCTACACCCTGCGATTATTACCATAAGTATCATAATGCAGAACATAAATATTTTTTTACTATGTACCATATGTCCTCCCTAGATGAAATCGATTATCATTAACAATTAAAGGTTAATGTATATTACATACATTGTCAATGTATATCAGAAAACTTTTTTAATATATACAATTTAAATTCTATCCGCTATTCAAATGTTTATTTTTAAAATAAACTGTATAAGTATGAAAATAATAAACGTTCTTAAAATGCGTATCTACGTTATACATAAATACGCATTCATATTACATTATAAATTCATTTTCTAATATTGATTATATTTAATATATGATGGATCATTGTACACCCACTGATTTCCACCAAGGTTCAACCAACCGTTTTGATTAATATATACTAAATAAGATTCCGGGTTATTTAATTTACGAATAACTGAAGAAGATGTTGATGGACCACTTCTTAAATTTACATTTGTTCCTTGTATATATGCGACACCAATTGCGCTTCCATCGCTATTGCTCTTCTTTACAAAATTAATGTACGAAGGATCATTATACACCCATTGTCCATTTCCTAAGTCTAACCATCCGTTACTTTCCTGATATACGACATACGATTCTGGGGAGTTTAGTTGACGAATAACCGAAGAAGATGTTGATGGACCACTTCTTAAATTCACATTTTTCCCAAGGATATAAGCAATCCCCTTCGTTTGTGGTATTGGCTGAGGATTTGGAGGTTGTGGATTTGGAGGATTTGGATTTGGAGCTACTCCAAAAATAGCTGCTATTCCGTTTGCATATGCTTGACTTAAATCTTCAATAAATTGTGGGTTTTTCAATAAATTAGCATCAAATGTTGTATCAATAAAAGCAGTCTCAGTTAAAATTGCATCCATTGCAGTCTCCCTTAGTACCGCATAATTTGCTTTTTTTGCCCCTCGATCACGAAGACCATATTTTGTTAATACAGGATTGACTGCTGCATGCATTTTTTGTTGCTTTTCATATGCGGAACTACTATTAGATAGCGCATTGTAAATATAACTTTCAAATCCAGTTCCACCGCCACTATTAATGTGAAATGAGATAAAATAATCTGCACCAAATGAATTAGCAATATTAGCACGTTCTGATAAAGAGATAAATACATCACTATCACGTGTCATTTTAATATTGATTGGGTAATTTGCAGATAAAATATCTCGCACACGTCTAGCAATTTGAAGTGTTAACTCTTTTTCCACTAACCCATTACCCACAGCACCAGAATCATATCCACCATGCCCTGCGTCTATAACAAGTTTCATATATCTTTTTCATTCCTTTCTTTATTGTAATAAGCTTTCATTTCTACTCGTCCTATTTTATGTTAATTGTACAAGTTCCGTTACAAGTACAAATAAAAAAAACCCCTTATGTAAGGGGGGGTCTATCACTTTTTTTTAACCAATTTAAAATGAATATGTATGATTGATAGTGGATGTAGCGTACGCAAAATAAAAGAAATAAAAGAAACATTCCAACTCCGCTATATAGCAAACCAAACTTCAAAAAGATGTTCAAAAGAGGCGGGAAATGAGATGCGTTTTGTAATACAAATAACATGCAAAACAAAATTACAAACACAGGTATATATTGTAATTCATATGGTCTTCTCTTCTTATACATTCTTTTTCGAATGAAAATTTGGCATAATTCTGCTACAATAAAGCAACTTCCAACTAAAGCAAGACCAGCAGTCATTGTCATACGTTCACCTACCCCATATTCATTTCATCAAGCAATCAATATTCACTATATTTTCTTTACATATATTCCATTTTCCTCAATAAAACCAGATCCCTTTATGAAAGATTTAGCTTGTTCCGTAAATACCTCATGCAATACTTTTATTTCTTTCACATTTCTCTGTTTCATCATTTCTTCAAATGTAAAATACGTATTTGTCCCGTATCCATAACCTTGATAATCAAAATGAATAATTAACTGTGACAAAATAGCACTCTCTTCTTGAACGCTATAATCTATTACACCAATATATGTATCATCAACTTTTACACAATACTGAACCTTTTTCACATCTAAGCTGTGTGAATGGAACATTTCTTTTACAGCGCTTTCATTTTCTATATTTACTTTCTCAAACGTAATCATATGTTGTCCATCCTTTTACTATTATTGTATCAATAATAAATGCAATTTATGAAAAAAACCTTAAGATCGAATGCGACCTTAAGGTTTTTTATTAAACTAAGCTATACGCACGCTTTGTTTCTTCGTGGAACTTATTCGTATCGTATTTATGCTCAACATAAATTTGATGCCATACCATAAACGCAAGTACAGTCCAAATTTTACGGCTATAATCGCCTTTATCTGCACAATGTGCTTCCAGTAAGTTTAATACATACTGTTTTTCGATTAAATGCTCAGTTTTGCTTTCTTTAATAATATTTACAGCCCAATCGTGCATTTCATCTTTTAGCCAATGACGAATTGGTACTGGGAATCCAAGCTTTTTACGATCTAACACGTGATCCGGAACAATTCCACGAGCAGCTTCACGTAATATAGCTTTTGTTGTTCCGTTTGCAATTTTAAATTCTGTCGGAATTTTAGATGCAACGTCAAATACTTCTTTATCTAAGAACGGTACACGAAGTTCTAATGAATTTGCCATCGTCATTTTATCAGCTTTTAATAAAATATCGCCGCGTAACCATGTGAACATATCAATGTACTGCATTTTACTTACATCATCATAATCTTTAATTTCGTTATACAATGGTTTCGTGATATCCATATAGTTAACACTTTCATCGTAATACTTCATTAATTCAGCTTTCTCTTCTTCACGGAAGATTTTCGCATTTCCATAGTAACGCTCTTCGATTGGCGTACATCCACGCTCTAAGAAGCTTTTCCCTTTAAACCCTTCTTTAAGAGCACCACTTAATGCCTTTAGAACACTCTTTCCTGGGCTAGGAATGTAAGAGAACATTTTTAAAGAGTTTGGCTCACGATAAATGTTATATCCACCAAATAGCTCGTCTGCACCTTCACCAGAAAGAACAACCGTTACATGTTTACGCGCTTCTTTCGCAACGAAATACAATGGTACAGCTGCCGGATCCGCTAAAGGATCATCCATATGCCAAATAATTTTTGGGAACTCATCCATAAATTCTTGCGCTGTAATGAATACGTTATGGTTTTTAACTCCTAATTTCTCAGCAGTTTCTTTCGCAACATCAACTTCACTGAAACCACGTTGTTCGAAACCAATAGAGAATGTTAATAGATTTGGATTCATTTCTCTTGCGATAGAAGCAATAATAGATGAATCGATACCACCAGAAAGGAATGAACCTACTGGTACATCACTACGCATATGTACTTTTACAGAATCGTATAATACATCACGAATTGCTTGGATATGCTCCTCTTTCGTTGCGCTTGAAGCGTTGAAATAAGGATTCCAGTAGCGATGGATTTCCATCTCTTTACCGATTTCTTTTACGAAGTAATGACCAGGCTCAATTTTGTTAACATCAATTGTTAATGTTTCTGGCTCTGGACCATATTGGTACGTAAAGTAGTGTTGTAGTGACTTTGGATTTACCCCTTTGTCTTCCATTACATGCATAATACTTTTCTTCTCAGATGCGAAGAATGTAGTATCACCTTGTTGTGCGATGTATAAAGGCTTAATACCGAAGTGGTCACGTGCACCGAAAAGTTTCTTTTCTTCACGATCCCAAATCATAAATGCAAACATACCACGAAGGTAGTCTACACATTTTTCTTTCATATGTGCATACAATGCAATAATAACTTCTGTATCAGATTGCGTTGCAAAAGTTGCACCTTTTTCAAGTAACATTTCACGTAATTCTACATAGTTGTAAATCTCACCATTAAAAATAATTACATATCGATCATTTTCATAAGTTAGCGGCTGATGTCCTGCCTCTAAGTCAATGATACTTAAACGGCGGAAGCCAAATTGTACATGTTCATCACGAAAATATCCTTCGTCATCTGGACCGCGGTGGAAAATCATCGTGTTCATATTTTCAAATTGATGTTTTTCTGTTTCTGAAAACTCTCTAGGGTTTTCACATAAACATCCTACAAAACCACACATACTTCTTACCCTCTTTCAGTTTTCATTCTGTCTCTATACTACTATATCAACCCTATTTATACTAGCATAATCAACTGAATATGGCGACCAAAAACTATAAAAAACTCACTCCATTTCACATTTTTAACAATTTTTTATGAAAACATGAAAACTAGGCACTCACCTTTCTCCGCTTTTGTCATATGATATTGCAAATTGATTTCTAGGAGGTAATACCATGAGTGAAGAAAAAAAAGATTCTTCTCGCCCACCGGTTCGTAATTATTTAAAGCAAATTGATGATTTTTTCGAACAAACTCCTCTTCGTGGCGTAATTGCTGATTTAAATCATTTTTTCCAAAAAGGAAACCGTTTATTAACATTCCCAGTAGATTTATACGAAGTTGGTGACGAACTCGTCGTTACAGCCGAACTACCAGGTATACAAAAAGAACAAATTCAAATTGAAATACAAAGCGAATACTTAAAAGTCTCTGTAAAAGAAGATATACTTGAAGAGACAGAAGAAGAATCTTCTCACAATTATTATCGCCGAGAACGTTCCATTTCAGAAGCGTCAAGAATTATTAAGTTACCATATTTAATTAATAAAAAAACAGCGAAAGCTTCTTATCAAAACGGTGTGTTAGAAATTCGCGCACCGAAACTGCCACAACAGCATGACATATTATCCATAGACTAAAAGACAAAAAAGAAGGGTGCTAAGCACCCTTCTTTTTAATCCACTAATCGCTTCATATCACGTATAATATCTTCGTATGGCGTATTACTAATACCACTATATTTTTTCATTACTTTTCCATTTTGATCGACTAAGAAAAATGATGTTCCGTGAATAACTTGCCCATTCTCTGGTTTATCCACAAGCGATTGGAAATTATCTTTTGAAAACTTTGTAATATCCTCTAGTGAATAACCTGTTAACAAGTTCCAGTTACTTGTATCTTCTGTAAACTTTTGAATGAAAGCTTTCAAATTTTCTGGTTTATCAAGGTCAGGATCTACACTAAACGAAACAAACTGAACATCCAACTTCTCTTCCTTAGCCATTTTTTGTAATTTAGCCATATTAGCAGTCATTGGCGGACAAACCGTTTGACAGCTTGTAAACATGAAATCAGCTACCCAGACTTTCCCTTTTAAATCTTTTGTACCAAACGGCTTTCCTTCTTGATTTGTAAATTGGAAAGTTTCTAAATCCCAGTTTAACGGTTTACGTAATTTTGACCCTGAACTGCTACAACCTGCAAGTACAAAGAGACAAAATACAACCATAAGACCAATTAGCTTTTGATAACGCTTCATTATTAAACCTCTTTTCTCTATCCTTAATTTATGTAAGTTATGTATATCATAACAAAAGTAAACACTATGAGAAAATTGTTTACATCATTTGTTCACGAAATCGTACGAATTTACGTATGTTACTTCTTTATTTCAAGCGAATTACTAGACAAAATATATTTTGCTACTATTATTTCTCTAACCACTATTGGCGAAACAAAGTTCATTGTTAAATTTGTAAATCAATCCCCCCTATTTTTTTACAATTACTTAAACGTTAATCCATGTTAAACACTGTATTCCTTAACAACATTTCGGTACAATACAACTACAACGATTTTAAATGAGGTGATGTTCATGGCTAAGCGCTATGAAAATATGGATAATGTAAGTACAAAAAAATCAATTCGCTCCTTCTTACGCTGGCGTAAAGAGAGAAAGCAAAACAAAAAAGACTTTTCTTTTCTAGTAGAACAATCACCTGTTAAACAAAGTAAATTTCTACTAAATAACTTTGAAAAAACGACTGTCACATGGATTGGTCATTCAACTTTTCTCATTCAAACGAACGGCTTAAATATTTTAACAGATCCAGTATGGGCTAATAAATTAAAGTTAGTTCCACGACTTACTGAGCCAGGGCTTACTATAAAAGAACTACCTAAAATCGATATCGTTCTTATTTCACACGGTCATTACGATCATTTAGACTTTTCATCTCTTCGCCAACTAAACAATGATATTTTATACCTTGTTCCTAGTGGGCTAAAAAAATTATTTACTCGTAAAAAATTCACCAATGTAGAAGAATACAACTGGTGGGAAAGTACAACAATTGATGAAGTCTCTTTTCACTTCGTACCTGCCCAGCACTGGACGAGAAGATCACTATTTGATATGAATACCTCTCACTGGGGAGGATGGATTA
Proteins encoded:
- a CDS encoding GNAT family N-acetyltransferase, whose amino-acid sequence is MITFEKVNIENESAVKEMFHSHSLDVKKVQYCVKVDDTYIGVIDYSVQEESAILSQLIIHFDYQGYGYGTNTYFTFEEMMKQRNVKEIKVLHEVFTEQAKSFIKGSGFIEENGIYVKKI
- a CDS encoding MBL fold metallo-hydrolase, with the translated sequence MAKRYENMDNVSTKKSIRSFLRWRKERKQNKKDFSFLVEQSPVKQSKFLLNNFEKTTVTWIGHSTFLIQTNGLNILTDPVWANKLKLVPRLTEPGLTIKELPKIDIVLISHGHYDHLDFSSLRQLNNDILYLVPSGLKKLFTRKKFTNVEEYNWWESTTIDEVSFHFVPAQHWTRRSLFDMNTSHWGGWIIDNKTTTETIYYCGDSGYFQGFKEIGKRFSIDIALMPIGAYEPEWFMKVSHVSPEEAVQAYLDINATHFIPMHYGTFALADETPREAVTRLRNNWNLRMLPWEQLHVLFLGQTFTYSPTVPDKELEKITEISHV
- a CDS encoding N-acetylmuramoyl-L-alanine amidase codes for the protein MKLVIDAGHGGYDSGAVGNGLVEKELTLQIARRVRDILSANYPINIKMTRDSDVFISLSERANIANSFGADYFISFHINSGGGTGFESYIYNALSNSSSAYEKQQKMHAAVNPVLTKYGLRDRGAKKANYAVLRETAMDAILTETAFIDTTFDANLLKNPQFIEDLSQAYANGIAAIFGVAPNPNPPNPQPPNPQPIPQTKGIAYILGKNVNLRSGPSTSSSVIRQLNSPESYVVYQESNGWLDLGNGQWVYNDPSYINFVKKSNSDGSAIGVAYIQGTNVNLRSGPSTSSSVIRKLNNPESYLVYINQNGWLNLGGNQWVYNDPSYIKYNQY
- the asnB gene encoding asparagine synthase (glutamine-hydrolyzing), with product MCGFVGCLCENPREFSETEKHQFENMNTMIFHRGPDDEGYFRDEHVQFGFRRLSIIDLEAGHQPLTYENDRYVIIFNGEIYNYVELREMLLEKGATFATQSDTEVIIALYAHMKEKCVDYLRGMFAFMIWDREEKKLFGARDHFGIKPLYIAQQGDTTFFASEKKSIMHVMEDKGVNPKSLQHYFTYQYGPEPETLTIDVNKIEPGHYFVKEIGKEMEIHRYWNPYFNASSATKEEHIQAIRDVLYDSVKVHMRSDVPVGSFLSGGIDSSIIASIAREMNPNLLTFSIGFEQRGFSEVDVAKETAEKLGVKNHNVFITAQEFMDEFPKIIWHMDDPLADPAAVPLYFVAKEARKHVTVVLSGEGADELFGGYNIYREPNSLKMFSYIPSPGKSVLKALSGALKEGFKGKSFLERGCTPIEERYYGNAKIFREEEKAELMKYYDESVNYMDITKPLYNEIKDYDDVSKMQYIDMFTWLRGDILLKADKMTMANSLELRVPFLDKEVFDVASKIPTEFKIANGTTKAILREAARGIVPDHVLDRKKLGFPVPIRHWLKDEMHDWAVNIIKESKTEHLIEKQYVLNLLEAHCADKGDYSRKIWTVLAFMVWHQIYVEHKYDTNKFHEETKRAYSLV
- a CDS encoding SCO family protein, whose amino-acid sequence is MKRYQKLIGLMVVFCLFVLAGCSSSGSKLRKPLNWDLETFQFTNQEGKPFGTKDLKGKVWVADFMFTSCQTVCPPMTANMAKLQKMAKEEKLDVQFVSFSVDPDLDKPENLKAFIQKFTEDTSNWNLLTGYSLEDITKFSKDNFQSLVDKPENGQVIHGTSFFLVDQNGKVMKKYSGISNTPYEDIIRDMKRLVD
- a CDS encoding Hsp20/alpha crystallin family protein, producing MSEEKKDSSRPPVRNYLKQIDDFFEQTPLRGVIADLNHFFQKGNRLLTFPVDLYEVGDELVVTAELPGIQKEQIQIEIQSEYLKVSVKEDILEETEEESSHNYYRRERSISEASRIIKLPYLINKKTAKASYQNGVLEIRAPKLPQQHDILSID